From Sphingobacterium bambusae:
TGTTTAAGGTTTCCAAACTTATAGGTATAGGTCAATCGGATCACCCGGTTATCATTATACTGGCTGAATTGGCTGTCGAATTCCGCAAAACTGGTAGAAACGTTATTTTTCTGCGTGCGGAAAATGTCAGTTGCTGCCAATTTCAAGGAGCTTCGTTGATCCTTAAAGTTATAGTTTACACCTACATCAGTTCCCCATCGTGTATGGATCTTGTACACATTGTATAAGAAGGGGCTGTTGTAATTAACCGATAGTTCGGCCCCAAATCCTTTCCCTAACTTGAAATTGTTGGTGCTTCTGCCTTGGAAAAAGAAAGAGCCTTGATTCACCACAGAATCAGCTATCGCTCCTTTAAAATGCATGTAGATTCCTGTCAAGTTATTGTTCATCGTCCAAAATTTGCCAATCTGTGCTGGTGCATTAATATTCAAGTAAGAGGTCATACTACGCTCAAGATTCACCTGTTGAATCCACGATTCACCAGTTTCTGCATTTTGCCCTAAGCTTTCCACCATGGCGTCGTTTGTAATATCAGTTCCCAGCGTAAAGTTGAACATCTTCATCAGTGTATAGTTCAGCGTAAAGCCATCCGTATACTGGGGTCTGAGATATGGATTCCCCAACATGAAGGTAAATTTATCTATATAATAGGGCATGGGGTTTAAGAACCGATAGTTTGGTCTTGAAATCTTCCTCGCGTAGCTCAGCGAGAGGATATTATTTTCATTAAAGGAATACGAACTACCTAAGGAAGGAAACAGATCGAGGTAGCTCCGTTTATTGATCGTATCCGTTGTTATTGAATGCGCATTGGATTGGGTATGCTCTGCACGAAGCCCCAATTTGATGCTTGCCTTCCCAAATTCGCGACTATAATCTAGATAACCGGCAGCAATCTGCTCGGTGTAGACAAAGTGGTTTTGCCTCCGTGGAAACCGCTGCCATGTTTCGTCAACAAATTCTTCGAACGCAAGGTTATTATCCGATTTTACTCGGCTGTATTTTAGCCCGGATTCGAATTTCCCCTTTCCAATATTTTTAACAAAATCCAACTTACCCACGTAGATGTTTATATTAACGGGCATAGCGGTACGCCAATATTCCGGATCGCGTACCAATACGCCATTCGGAAAAAAAGTCTGATAATCATAAGCTATATCCGATCGGTTACGGAATGCTGTCCAGTCGAGATCCAAGGTTAATTTACCACCGAGGGTATCGACCTTCAGTTCGTTGTTAAAGTTTATCGAATAGCGATTAAATGGCGTCTTACTATCGGTAATTGTATTCAACACCGAATCTACCGATCCTACTTGTGGCCCTATTTGGGTATGGCTTCGATTGACAGACTGCTCATCATCATTATCCCCAGAAAACTGCAATAACATCGTATTTCTCTCCGAGGTACGTTGTTCAATCCCGACTTTATAATTATGTGTTTTATTGGTTTCTACCAAGCTCGCCTCTTGATCAAATACCCTTGTCAACTCCTCGGAAGAGATGGTACGCATCAGATCCAAATCAAACTGACGTTTATTACGGGTAAAGCCATAGTTCGCGAAAAGGGTGGTGTTATTCTTCTTGTAGTTTAACGTCAAGGAAGAGTTCCCGCGAAAATGTTGGCCTTGTGCCGCACTGGCTAGCACTGTTCCGTTAAAACCTTCTAACCGGTTCTTTTTTAACGTGATGTTGATTGTCCCGACAGAACCTTCAGCATCATCCTTTGCGCTTCGACCCGTCGTTACCTCAATACTTTTTATTTGATCACCGTTCATGGATTTCAAAAAGGTAGCAAGCTGTTCGCCGCTCATAAAGGTCTGCCGCCCATCGATGGTCACGTTCACCCCTTGCTGCCCCATGAGCTGCAGGTTTTCATCTTTATCCACGCTAACACCTGGCGCGCGTTGCAACACTTCCAAAGCATTGTTGCCCGCCGCTAACGTCGAGTTCTCCACGTTTAGAATAAGTTTTCCATCCCGTTGTTGCACCAAAGGTACCCGTCCTTCGACGGCGACGGCATCTATGGTGTGCGCTTGAGCGATCAATTGTATATCATCCATGACGCGTGTATTGTCATCTGTTTGGAACACGGCTGACTTGAATTCCTGAAAACCCACGGATGTAGCTTGCAGCACAAACTCGCCTTTCGGCACGTTGTTAATTTGGTAGCTCCCTTGCTCGTCCGTAATGCCTGTTTTTATGACGGCGCCCGCCTTTGCCGTGAGCAGATAAATCGAGACATTCGCCAACGGTAGTTTTTCGGGCGAAACAACCTTTCCTTTTAAGGTTCCTTTCGGCAGTTGCTGTGCCTGAAGGGAGAGCGCGGCGCACAAGAAAAGGTTAATCAGTAACATTAAGTAAGTATAGTTTTTTTTCATAAGTCGATCAATACCTTGCTTAGCTGCCTGTTGCACGTACAGCTAAGCAAGGTGGTAAGTAATGGAATAGTTCGTTTGAAGCCAGCTCTATTTGTCCGCTTTCTTCTCTTTTATTTTCACGCTTTTGTCTTTCACTTCAATCGTAACATTAGAACCATCGATGGTGATAATGGAATCTTTCTTACTGTCGGTCACATCTGAAGACGATTCCATTTGCACATCTGCAATTTCCTCATCGCTATCGTCGT
This genomic window contains:
- a CDS encoding TonB-dependent receptor, encoding MLLINLFLCAALSLQAQQLPKGTLKGKVVSPEKLPLANVSIYLLTAKAGAVIKTGITDEQGSYQINNVPKGEFVLQATSVGFQEFKSAVFQTDDNTRVMDDIQLIAQAHTIDAVAVEGRVPLVQQRDGKLILNVENSTLAAGNNALEVLQRAPGVSVDKDENLQLMGQQGVNVTIDGRQTFMSGEQLATFLKSMNGDQIKSIEVTTGRSAKDDAEGSVGTINITLKKNRLEGFNGTVLASAAQGQHFRGNSSLTLNYKKNNTTLFANYGFTRNKRQFDLDLMRTISSEELTRVFDQEASLVETNKTHNYKVGIEQRTSERNTMLLQFSGDNDDEQSVNRSHTQIGPQVGSVDSVLNTITDSKTPFNRYSINFNNELKVDTLGGKLTLDLDWTAFRNRSDIAYDYQTFFPNGVLVRDPEYWRTAMPVNINIYVGKLDFVKNIGKGKFESGLKYSRVKSDNNLAFEEFVDETWQRFPRRQNHFVYTEQIAAGYLDYSREFGKASIKLGLRAEHTQSNAHSITTDTINKRSYLDLFPSLGSSYSFNENNILSLSYARKISRPNYRFLNPMPYYIDKFTFMLGNPYLRPQYTDGFTLNYTLMKMFNFTLGTDITNDAMVESLGQNAETGESWIQQVNLERSMTSYLNINAPAQIGKFWTMNNNLTGIYMHFKGAIADSVVNQGSFFFQGRSTNNFKLGKGFGAELSVNYNSPFLYNVYKIHTRWGTDVGVNYNFKDQRSSLKLAATDIFRTQKNNVSTSFAEFDSQFSQYNDNRVIRLTYTYKFGNLKQQTKRTSTDSEEKNRAL